The Coffea arabica cultivar ET-39 chromosome 3c, Coffea Arabica ET-39 HiFi, whole genome shotgun sequence genome contains a region encoding:
- the LOC113734914 gene encoding F-box/kelch-repeat protein At3g23880-like translates to MEQPPAARELPPHLPDELVVLEILPRLPVKSLLRFRCVSKSWLSLISTPHFIRVHLEKSSQNKDYSHLSLIAHTSAPRFAFKNCSVQSLLQEPVTRAANIDYPVEKAPSSISIVGSCNGLVCIVVDCEQIYIWNPSTRKSNKLKDSGFIRKQHCYTIYGFGYDEINDDYNVVAILRALNHVKIETKVYSLKSDKWRRIEDIPGCFPFYSWGKYVDRKLHWPGYSGKQDRAVVSFDLAQAKYGELKLPTNGEGASFPVLGVLGRCLSVTYEYQRSNTVDLWVMKEYGVMESWTKILTFPSFGIRGPVPLCISRNDEVSIQFGSTFRLYSLQDDSMGNPKTINMDGCRDATIYVESLVSASATEKEERRYG, encoded by the coding sequence atggagcagCCACCAGCAGCACGTGAATTACCGCCCCATCTCCCTGATGAACTCGTCGTTCTTGAAATTCTCCCGAGACTCCCTGTCAAGTCACTCTTGAGATTCAGATGCGTTTCGAAATCATGGCTTTCTTTGATCTCAACACCACATTTCATCAGAGTCCATCTCGAAAAATCATCCCAAAACAAAGATTACAGCCACCTCAGCCTCATTGCACATACTTCTGCCCCGCGTTTTGCTTTCAAGAATTGCTCTGTTCAGTCTTTACTGCAAGAACCGGTTACTCGTGCAGCTAATATTGATTATCCTGTTGAAAAGGCTCCTAGTTCAATCTCTATTGTGGGTTCTTGCAATGGGTTGGTTTGCATTGTTGTAGACTGTGAACAAATTTATATATGGAATCCATCAACGAGAAAATCGAACAAATTGAAAGATTCAGGTTTTATAAGAAAGCAGCATTGCTATACTATTTACGGTTTTGGATATGATGAGATCAATGATGATTACAACGTAGTGGCAATTTTACGGGCTCTTAATCATGTGAAGATTGAGACGAAGGTTTATAGCCTAAAGAGTGACAAGTGGAGAAGGATTGAGGACATTCCTGgctgtttccctttttatagTTGGGGGAAGTATGTTGATAGAAAGTTACACTGGCCAGGCTATAGTGGTAAGCAAGACAGGGCTGTTGTTTCTTTTGATTTAGCTCAAGCTAAATACGGAGAATTGAAGCTTCCAACTAATGGAGAGGGAGCGTCCTTTCCGGTACTTGGAGTATTAGGGAGGTGCCTTTCTGTAACTTATGAGTATCAGAGGTCCAATACTGTGGATTTGTGGGTGATGAAGGAGTATGGAGTGATGGAATCTTGGAccaaaattcttacttttccaagtTTTGGAATTCGCGGTCCTGTGCCACTGTGCATTTCAAGGAATGATGAAGTTTCAATCCAATTTGGATCTACTTTCAGGCTGTACAGTTTGCAGGATGATTCCATGGGAAATCCTAAGACTATCAACATGGATGGATGCCGTGATGCAACCATCTATGTTGAGAGCCTGGTTTCTGCAAGTGCtacagaaaaagaagaaaggcgATATGGATAA
- the LOC113733741 gene encoding F-box/kelch-repeat protein At3g23880-like — translation MEELPAPLELLPHLPNELIILEILPRLPVKSLLKFRCVSKSWLSSISTPHFIKAHLEKSSQNKDHSHHSLIARSSAPHLAFKNCSVQSLLQQPVTHATNVNYPVANTSSSISVVGSCNGLICIVVNCEQIHIWNPSTTKSKTLNDSDFIREKHCYTIYGFGYDEMNDDYNVVAIINPLNRVKIETKVYSLKSDKWRRIDDFPGFFPFYSWGKYVEGKLHWPGFRGNQDRAVVSFDLAQAKYGELKLPINGDGASFPLLGVLGRCLCAMYEYQWSSVDLWMMKEYGVMESWIKMLTFPSFGIRGHVPLCISRNGEVLIQFESTLKLYNLQGDSVGNPKIMNMDECCDAIYYVESLVSANANDKEDRQHG, via the coding sequence ATGGAGGAGCTACCAGCACCCCTTGAATTACTACCCCATCTCCCTAATGAACTCATCATTCTTGAAATCCTTCCAAGACTCCCAGTCAAGTCACTTTTGAAATTCAGGTGCGTTTCGAAATCATGGCTTTCTTCAATCTCAACCCCACATTTCATCAAAGCCCATCTCGAAAAATCATCCCAAAACAAAGATCACAGTCACCACAGCCTCATTGCACGCTCTTCTGCACCACATTTAGCTTTCAAGAACTGCTCTGTTCAGTCTTTGCTGCAACAGCCAGTTACTCATGCAACTAATGTTAATTATCCCGTTGCAAATACCTCTAGTTCAATCTCTGTTGTGGGTTCTTGCAATGGGTTGATTTGCATTGTTGTAAACTGTGAACAAATTCATATATGGAATCCATCCACGACAAAATCAAAGACGTTGAATGACTCAGATTTTATAAGGGAGAAGCATTGCTACACTATTTATGGTTTTGGATATGATGAGATGAATGATGATTACAATGTAGTGGCGATTATAAACCCTCTTAATCGTGTGAAGATTGAGACTAAGGTTTACAGCCTAAAGAGTGATAAATGGAGGAGGATTGATGATTTTCCCGGTTTTTTCCCTTTCTACAGTTGGGGGAAGTATGTAGAAGGAAAGCTACACTGGCCTGGTTTCAGAGGTAACCAAGACAGGGCTGTTGTTTCTTTTGATTTAGCTCAAGCTAAATATGGAGAATTGAAGCTTCCAATCAATGGAGATGGAGCTTCGTTTCCGCTACTCGGAGTACTAGGGAGGTGCCTTTGTGCAATGTACGAGTATCAGTGGTCTAGTGTGGATCTATGGATGATGAAGGAGTATGGAGTGATGGAATCTTGGATCAAGATGCTTACTTTTCCAAGTTTTGGGATTCGAGGCCATGTCCCATTGTGCATTTcaagaaatggtgaagttttaaTCCAATTTGAATCTACTCTCAAGTTGTACAATTTGCAAGGTGATTCAGTCGGAAATCCTAAGATCATGAACATGGATGAATGCTGCGATGCAATCTACTACGTTGAGAGCCTGGTTTCTGCAAATGCTAATGATAAAGAAGACAGGCAACATGGATAG
- the LOC113734432 gene encoding F-box/kelch-repeat protein At3g23880: METKSKPEPRQEPHHHHPAKKTKINHPMEEEEQHPSASTSNQDQESSSESMTFPDFPHEILVEILSRLPVKSLVKFKCVSKSWLSLTSNPHFIKAHLRISANKDDFRHHGLIFTVLPPNSHSHLKQCSLRSALNVEMSSIQVIDIDYPMKSPHKSVWVVGSCDGLVCIAIEENDLFLWNPAIRKYKKLPDLAIRLKHGCYIIFGFGYDMLNDDYKVVAIFCVFRGGNDYETEVRVYSLKHDSWMRIENFKGGVPLDDSGKYANGKLHWAASRGFDSNHSWKIVSLDLGNESYGEVERPEYGDGVYDWTFGVLGGCLTVLCDYEWTRVDVWVMKEYGVRDSWSKVVSVPYLDDPEKSRYSFPVCLLKNGEILLVLGSGLVLYNPQSNTFKYRQINGVEEVNMYAESLVSPLFIEESSRVIMSKAAEIRGES, from the coding sequence ATGGAAACCAAATCAAAACCAGAGCCACGTCAAGaacctcatcatcatcatccggccaaaaaaaccaaaatcaatcaccCAATGGAGGAAGAAGAGCAACATCCGTCTGCTTCTACTTCCAATCAGGATCAGGAATCATCTTCCGAATCAATGACTTTCCCAGACTTCCCTCATGAAATTCTGGTTGAGATCCTTTCAAGGCTCCCGGTCAAATCCCTTGTTAAATTCAAGTGTGTATCAAAAAGCTGGCTTTCTTTGACCTCAAACCCCCATTTCATCAAAGCCCATCTCAGGATTTCAGCAAACAAGGATGATTTTAGGCACCATGGTCTTATTTTTACTGTTCTCCCTCCAAATTCCCACTCCCACCTCAAGCAGTGTTCTCTTCGTTCTGCATTAAATGTGGAAATGAGCAGTATTCAGGTAATTGACATTGATTATCCGATGAAGAGTCCTCACAAGTCAGTTTGGGTTGTGGGTTCTTGTGATGGATTGGTTTGCATTGCTATTGAAGAAAATGATTTGTTCCTGTGGAACCCCGCTAttagaaaatacaagaaattgcCTGATTTGGCGATTAGATTGAAGCATGGTTGTTATATAATTTTCGGTTTTGGGTATGATATGTTGAATGATGATTACAAAGTAGTTGCTATATTCTGTGTTTTCCGTGGTGGTAATGACTATGAGACTGAGGTTAGAGTATACAGTCTCAAACATGATTCGTGGATGAGGATTGAGAATTTTAAGGGTGGTGTTCCACTGGATGATTCTGGGAAATATGCAAATGGGAAGCTCCATTGGGCTGCCAGTCGTGGTTTTGATTCGAACCACAGTTGGAAAATTGTGAGCCTTGATTTGGGGAATGAGTCTTATGGAGAAGTTGAGCGGCCAGAGTACGGGGATGGTGTGTATGATTGGACTTTTGGAGTACTCGGAGGCTGCCTGACTGTGCTTTGTGATTATGAGTGGACTCGTGTGGATGTGTGGGTTATGAAGGAGTATGGAGTTAGAGATTCTTGGAGTAAAGTGGTTTCTGTGCCCTATTTAGATGATCCTGAAAAATCTAGGTATTCCTTTCCTGTTTGCTTGTTAAAGAATGGTGAAATTCTGCTCGTCTTAGGTTCGGGTTTGGTTCTGTACAATCCACAGAGCAATACATTCAAGTATCGTCAGATAAATGGAGTTGAAGAAGTGAATATGTATGCTGAGAGCTTGGTTTCCCCTCTATTCATTGAGGAGAGTAGCCGCGTTATTATGAGTAAGGCTGCAGAAATAAGGGGAGAGAGCTAA
- the LOC113733684 gene encoding uncharacterized protein: MNPKKSSIRPPGQRSIHSTFIFRSSNRSSDFKKTVEIKASNEKGSQVSLSEFLNRKLHKSSVLPGSAQGKERPFLSPVSYKDVKPLKGETSKKEMSNWEKDFAVDIVLEQFKHSTAETKSVNSLGSNKLMSATTGEYETQELGKRKRGDYQKPAKKLVAVLGDDSVTQRGGRRKSLANHEKPKLLFNHYANGGGWWDDSMEGVDNEEVGCAEVWEGMGSTTLGGLDWH; the protein is encoded by the exons ATGAACCCAAAAAAATCTTCCATTAGGCCACCGGGCCAGCGATCCATACATTCAACGTTCATCTTTCGTTCATCAAACAG GTCTAGCGATTTTAAGAAAACTGTTGAGATTAAAGCTAGCAATGAAAAGGGCTCGCAAGTTTCACTCTCCGAATTCTTGAATCGAAAGCTGCATAAAAGCTCTGTCCTACCCGGATCCGCTCAG GGGAAAGAGAGGCCATTTCTGTCCCCAGTCAGTTATAAGGATGTGAAGCCCCTAAAAGGAGAAACAAGCAAGAAGGAAATGAGCAATTGGGAGAAGGATTTCGCTGTTGATATTGTCCTTGAACAATTTAAGCACTCTACAGCAGAGACAAAAAGTGTAAATTCTTTAGGTAGTAACAAGCTTATGAGTGCCACCACAGGTGAATATGAGACACAGgaattgggaaaaagaaagagag gTGATTATCAGAAACCAGCTAAAAAGCTTGTGGCAGTCCTTGGAGATGATTCAGTGACACAGAGAGGAGGAAGAAGGAAGAGCTTGGCAAACCATGAGAAGCCAAAACTTCTGTTCAATCATT ATGCAAATGGGGGTGGCTGGTGGGACGACAGTATGGAAGGTGTTGATAATGAAGAAGTAGGTTGTGCTGAAGTATGGGAAGGGATGGGTTCCACCACACTTGGGGGGCTTGATTGGCACTGA
- the LOC113735480 gene encoding uncharacterized protein has product MDNDIFVSWTLTVHITPQRQKLYKYYLVTPTGHKTLAATALHKDPKHDTYKYSEAFIEQHFALVEDVGLLELKYAISIAKWLERVLMFVSSHPPDAPLPHFIPDIYGPLPCCFTIRFTKTQTLRLPHDLIPMIQHCRQPFLTIKGKNAHWLIALRNFQFAEGWNQFAPDHKLTTGDIILFKYLANMEFNVAIFKKTASNKYFLGQHN; this is encoded by the exons ATGGACAATGATATCTTTGTTTCTTGGACACTAACCGTCCACATTACACCCCAAAGACAGAAATTATACAAATACTATTTAGTTACGCCCACTGGCCATAAAACACTTGCTGCTACAGCTTTGCATAAAGATCCCAAACACGATACCTACAAATACAGCGAAGCATTCATTGAACAACATTTTGCCCTCGTTGAAGACGTTGGCCTTCTTGAGCTTAAATATGCTATTTCCATTGCTAAGTGGCTGGAACGCGTCCTCATGTTTGTTTCTTCGCACCCACCAG ATGCTCCTCTTCCTCACTTCATACCTGATATATATGGCCCCCTACCATGCTGTTTCACAATTCGTTTTACAAAAACTCAAACACTG CGATTGCCGCATGATCTTATTCCAATGATACAACACTGCAGACAGCCATTCCTAACcatcaaaggaaaaaatgcacatTGGCTGATTGCCTTGAGAAACTTTCAATTTGCTGAAGGCTGGAATCAATTTGCACCAGACCATAAACTAACCACTGGTGACATCATTCTATTTAAATATTTAGCAAACATGGAGTTCAACGTAGCCATCTTTAAAAAAACTGCCAGCAACAAATATTTCCTTGGACAACACAATTAA